One Orrella dioscoreae genomic window carries:
- a CDS encoding acyl-CoA thioesterase, with protein sequence MLTIIDDGKPAPAPVFQARIPVRWGDLDADGHVNNTVFLRYVEEARMQWAQALSLAASAPGLTPVVANLACEYLAPLHYPATVIVSIACAHAGNSSLQLLFSLHVPADAADLAPALHARARITWVWLDAGTGRPHAMPESLRAACTAAAPSPPSSAD encoded by the coding sequence ATGCTGACGATCATCGACGACGGCAAGCCGGCGCCCGCGCCGGTCTTCCAGGCGCGCATCCCGGTACGCTGGGGCGACCTGGATGCCGACGGCCACGTCAACAACACGGTGTTCCTGCGCTACGTGGAAGAAGCGCGCATGCAATGGGCGCAGGCCCTGTCGCTGGCCGCGTCCGCCCCCGGGCTCACGCCGGTGGTGGCGAACCTGGCCTGCGAATACCTGGCGCCCCTGCACTATCCCGCGACGGTCATCGTGTCGATTGCCTGCGCGCATGCGGGCAACAGCAGCCTGCAGCTGCTGTTCTCGCTGCATGTCCCGGCCGACGCGGCCGACCTCGCGCCCGCGCTGCATGCCCGTGCGCGCATCACCTGGGTCTGGCTGGACGCCGGCACGGGCCGGCCGCATGCCATGCCAGAGTCCTTGCGCGCGGCCTGCACGGCCGCCGCGCCCTCCCCTCCCTCATCGGCGGACTGA
- a CDS encoding CaiB/BaiF CoA transferase family protein: protein MQTEAAFPATAQREGPLKRFRVLDLTRVRAGPTCIRQFADWGADVIKIESPDHMEVSDGWGGLRDGPDFQNLHRNKRSLTLNLKDPKGREIFLELVKQADVVAENFRPDVKFRLGIDYETLKAVNPRIVYASISGFGQDGPYAKRPGFDHIVQGMGGLMSITGDPSHGPMRTGIAVADTGAGLYCAMAIMTALLEREESGQGQWVQVSLLQAMIAMCDFQAARWLFLKEIPGQPGNNHPTSIPTGVYPTADGYINIAAGEQAMFRRLCTALEVPELMEREPYSTEQGRSDNRVALNAELSALTRQRSTADWMVRMEECHVAAGPINRMNEVFADAQVQHLGIATPVKHKRIGPVEVVGQPFMMSRTPSQVRSAAPDRGEDTEEILRELNYSAGQIAALREQGVL, encoded by the coding sequence ATGCAAACTGAAGCCGCGTTCCCGGCCACGGCCCAACGCGAAGGTCCGCTCAAGCGCTTCCGCGTGCTGGACCTGACGCGCGTGCGCGCCGGCCCCACCTGCATCCGCCAGTTCGCCGACTGGGGCGCCGACGTCATCAAGATCGAAAGCCCCGACCACATGGAGGTCAGCGATGGCTGGGGCGGCCTGCGCGACGGGCCGGACTTCCAGAACCTGCACCGCAACAAGCGCTCGCTGACGCTCAACCTGAAGGACCCCAAGGGCCGCGAGATCTTCCTGGAACTGGTGAAGCAGGCAGACGTGGTGGCCGAGAACTTCCGTCCCGACGTGAAGTTCCGCCTGGGCATCGACTATGAAACGCTGAAGGCGGTGAACCCGCGCATCGTCTACGCCAGCATCTCGGGCTTCGGCCAGGACGGCCCCTATGCCAAGCGGCCGGGCTTCGACCACATCGTGCAAGGCATGGGCGGGCTCATGTCCATCACGGGCGATCCTTCCCATGGTCCCATGCGCACCGGCATCGCCGTGGCAGACACGGGCGCGGGGTTGTATTGCGCCATGGCCATCATGACCGCCTTGCTGGAACGCGAGGAGTCCGGCCAGGGCCAGTGGGTGCAGGTATCGCTGCTGCAGGCCATGATCGCCATGTGCGACTTCCAGGCCGCGCGCTGGCTGTTCCTGAAGGAGATCCCCGGGCAGCCAGGCAACAACCACCCCACCTCGATCCCCACCGGGGTCTATCCCACCGCAGACGGCTACATCAACATCGCCGCGGGCGAGCAGGCCATGTTCCGGCGGCTGTGCACGGCGCTGGAGGTGCCCGAGCTGATGGAGCGCGAGCCCTACAGCACCGAGCAGGGCCGTTCCGACAACCGTGTCGCCTTGAATGCCGAGCTGAGCGCGCTCACCCGGCAGCGCAGCACCGCCGACTGGATGGTGCGCATGGAGGAATGCCACGTGGCGGCGGGTCCCATCAACCGCATGAACGAGGTCTTCGCCGACGCGCAGGTGCAGCACCTGGGCATCGCCACGCCGGTGAAGCACAAGCGCATCGGCCCGGTGGAGGTCGTGGGCCAGCCCTTCATGATGAGCCGCACGCCCAGCCAGGTGCGCAGCGCGGCACCCGACCGGGGCGAGGACACAGAGGAGATCCTGCGCGAGCTGAACTACTCGGCCGGGCAGATCGCGGCCCTGCGGGAACAGGGCGTGCTGTGA
- a CDS encoding hydantoinase/oxoprolinase family protein has translation MTAGKYSLGIDIGGTFTDIVVYDDISGKSVSHKELTTPHAPYEGAVRGVRTLFEREKMAYAEVDRVIHATTLFTNALIERKGATTGLITTAGFRDTLEMAREHKYELFDLHIELPRVLVPRRHRLEVTERMGPDGTVLQALDVQQAVEQAGRLAEAGVSSVAIVFLHAYVNPAHERAAREAIQKAHPGLFVSISSDVSPQIREFERTSTTVANAYVKPLVDGYLDRMCAEIAKLGIGAPLFMMLSNGGLTHVAEAKRVPIQLLESGPAAGALAGAFFGHSAQVDDILAFDMGGTTAKLAIVDGGVPLIAHHFEASREKRLTEGSGLPISISTIELIEIGAGGGSIAHLDALGLLKVGPESASSNPGPACYGRGGAQPTVTDANLVLGFLDPASFAGGTMTIDVSKAEDAMRPLAERSGMDVPEFAWGIHSIVNENMAAAARVHVAERGHHAGRFALLLTGGGGPLHGCEVARRLGIRQVVCPPGAGVASALGLLMAPARIDRMVSVGWKLETVDWKELEQAYADIENDARQVIESTLPGQGAKAQVQRAADLRFVGQGFEVITDLPAGPYGRGSYDGIREAFLANYAKTFGQLPPSGEIEVINIRVAVSAQAGSGSLDVQTGSVAATQALTGQRRMYLGDRQAYADVPVYERSALQAGQAIAGPAIVQEASSTLIIPDLARATVDARGNLLVDLQPQQDGRANLSSREAEREHAN, from the coding sequence ATGACAGCAGGCAAATACTCCCTGGGCATCGATATCGGCGGCACGTTCACCGACATCGTGGTCTACGACGACATCAGCGGGAAATCCGTCTCGCACAAGGAACTGACCACGCCGCACGCTCCCTATGAAGGCGCGGTGCGCGGCGTGCGCACGCTCTTCGAACGCGAGAAGATGGCCTACGCCGAGGTCGACCGCGTCATCCACGCCACCACGCTCTTCACCAACGCGCTGATCGAACGCAAGGGCGCCACCACCGGCCTCATCACCACTGCCGGTTTCCGCGACACGCTGGAAATGGCGCGCGAGCACAAGTACGAACTCTTCGATCTCCACATCGAACTGCCGCGCGTGCTGGTGCCGCGCCGCCACCGCCTGGAAGTCACCGAGCGGATGGGACCGGACGGCACGGTGCTGCAAGCGCTGGACGTCCAGCAAGCGGTGGAGCAGGCCGGTCGCCTGGCCGAGGCCGGCGTCTCGTCGGTCGCCATCGTCTTCCTGCATGCCTATGTGAATCCGGCGCACGAACGCGCCGCGCGCGAGGCCATCCAGAAGGCGCACCCCGGCCTCTTCGTGTCGATCTCCTCGGACGTGTCGCCGCAGATCCGCGAGTTCGAACGCACCTCCACCACCGTCGCCAACGCCTATGTGAAGCCGCTGGTCGACGGCTACCTGGACCGCATGTGCGCCGAGATCGCCAAGCTGGGCATCGGCGCGCCGCTCTTCATGATGCTGTCCAACGGCGGCCTGACCCACGTGGCCGAGGCCAAGCGCGTGCCCATCCAGCTGCTGGAATCCGGCCCCGCCGCGGGCGCGCTGGCCGGCGCCTTCTTCGGCCACAGCGCGCAGGTCGATGACATCCTGGCCTTCGACATGGGCGGCACCACCGCCAAGCTCGCCATCGTCGATGGCGGCGTGCCGCTCATCGCCCATCACTTCGAGGCCAGCCGCGAGAAGCGCCTGACCGAAGGCAGCGGCCTGCCGATCTCGATCTCCACCATCGAGCTCATCGAGATCGGCGCGGGCGGCGGCAGCATCGCGCACCTGGACGCGCTGGGTCTCCTGAAGGTCGGCCCGGAAAGCGCCAGCTCCAACCCAGGCCCCGCCTGCTATGGCCGCGGCGGCGCGCAGCCCACCGTCACCGACGCCAACCTGGTGCTGGGCTTCCTGGACCCAGCTTCCTTCGCGGGCGGCACGATGACCATCGACGTTTCCAAGGCCGAGGACGCCATGCGCCCGCTGGCCGAGCGCTCGGGCATGGACGTGCCCGAGTTCGCCTGGGGCATCCACTCCATCGTCAACGAGAACATGGCCGCGGCGGCGCGCGTGCACGTGGCCGAGCGCGGCCACCACGCCGGCCGTTTCGCCTTGCTGCTGACCGGCGGCGGCGGCCCCCTGCACGGCTGCGAAGTCGCGCGGCGCCTGGGCATCCGCCAGGTCGTCTGCCCGCCGGGCGCGGGCGTGGCCTCGGCGCTGGGCCTCTTGATGGCGCCCGCGCGCATCGACCGCATGGTCAGCGTCGGCTGGAAGCTGGAAACCGTGGACTGGAAAGAACTGGAGCAGGCCTACGCGGACATCGAGAACGATGCGCGCCAGGTCATCGAATCGACGCTGCCCGGCCAGGGCGCGAAGGCCCAGGTGCAACGCGCCGCCGACCTGCGCTTCGTGGGCCAGGGCTTCGAGGTGATCACCGACCTGCCCGCCGGCCCCTATGGTCGCGGCAGCTACGACGGCATCCGCGAGGCCTTCCTAGCGAACTACGCCAAGACCTTCGGCCAGCTGCCGCCCAGCGGCGAGATCGAAGTCATCAACATCCGCGTGGCCGTCTCGGCCCAGGCCGGCAGCGGCTCGCTGGACGTGCAGACAGGTTCCGTGGCGGCCACGCAGGCCCTGACGGGCCAGCGCCGCATGTACCTGGGCGACCGGCAGGCCTATGCCGACGTGCCGGTCTACGAGCGCAGCGCCCTGCAGGCCGGCCAGGCCATCGCCGGCCCGGCCATCGTGCAGGAAGCCTCCTCCACGCTGATCATCCCCGACCTGGCGCGCGCCACCGTGGACGCACGCGGCAACCTGCTGGTCGACCTGCAGCCGCAACAGGACGGCCGCGCCAACCTTTCTTCCCGCGAGGCTGAACGTGAACATGCAAACTGA
- a CDS encoding hydantoinase B/oxoprolinase family protein → MSQTFDPITLELLWTRMISIVDEAAAAMVRTSFSTIVRESNDFACVLTTADGRSVAQATNSIPSFMNTMPRTIRHFLDAYPLETLEPGDVLITNDIWMGTGHLPDISVAKPVFLDGKVVAWAGSVAHAPDIGGRIRSADAREVYEEGLQIPVMKVMRRGEIDPTFEMILRKNVREPDQVMGDLYAQFTALRMIESRMLALLEERRLDTLDGLAAEIHARSEKAMRDAIRALPDGEYRHHAVSDGLDQPVKLAITLTVKGDEIEVDYAGTDGQVPRSINVCLAYTIAYTCYGLRAVLLPNVPNNEGVMAPIHVKAPLGSILNSTPPAAGGARALIGHFVPMMVIGALSQAMPERAIAQVGSPLWCVNLSGVRETGRPFTNLFFMNGGYGASQKQDGANVLSWPSNISSTPVEMIEKMSPLHVRHRKLRDDAGGAGLHRGGTGQAIALENRNKTPIVVSFMAERTRPEAAAQGLAGGEAGAPGAVILNGKPVNPKVQHVLNPGEVVELLTPGGGGYGPAKDRNKDAATADLADGYVTRAAQH, encoded by the coding sequence ATGAGCCAGACGTTCGATCCCATCACGCTGGAGCTCCTGTGGACACGCATGATCTCCATCGTGGACGAGGCCGCCGCCGCCATGGTGCGCACCTCGTTCTCCACCATCGTGCGCGAGTCGAATGACTTCGCCTGCGTGCTGACCACGGCCGACGGACGTTCGGTGGCGCAAGCCACCAACAGCATCCCGTCGTTCATGAACACCATGCCGCGCACCATCCGCCACTTCCTGGACGCCTATCCGCTGGAAACGCTGGAACCCGGCGACGTGCTGATCACCAACGACATCTGGATGGGCACCGGCCACCTGCCGGACATCTCGGTGGCCAAGCCCGTGTTCCTGGACGGCAAGGTCGTGGCCTGGGCCGGGTCGGTGGCGCACGCCCCCGACATCGGCGGACGCATCCGCTCGGCCGATGCGCGCGAGGTCTACGAGGAAGGCCTGCAGATCCCGGTCATGAAGGTCATGCGCCGTGGCGAGATCGACCCCACCTTCGAAATGATCCTGCGCAAGAACGTGCGCGAGCCCGATCAGGTCATGGGCGACCTTTATGCCCAGTTCACCGCGCTGCGCATGATCGAGTCGCGCATGCTGGCGCTGCTGGAGGAGCGCAGGCTGGACACGCTGGACGGCCTGGCCGCCGAGATCCACGCGCGCTCGGAGAAGGCCATGCGCGATGCGATCCGCGCGCTGCCCGATGGCGAGTACCGCCACCACGCCGTCAGCGACGGCCTGGACCAGCCGGTGAAGCTGGCCATCACGCTGACCGTGAAGGGCGACGAGATCGAGGTGGATTACGCCGGCACCGACGGCCAGGTGCCGCGCTCGATCAACGTCTGCCTGGCCTACACCATCGCCTACACCTGCTACGGCCTGCGGGCCGTGCTGCTGCCCAACGTGCCCAACAACGAAGGCGTGATGGCGCCCATCCACGTGAAGGCGCCGCTGGGCAGCATCCTGAACTCCACCCCGCCCGCGGCGGGCGGCGCGCGCGCGCTGATCGGCCACTTCGTGCCGATGATGGTGATCGGCGCGCTGTCGCAGGCCATGCCCGAGCGCGCCATCGCGCAGGTGGGCTCGCCGCTCTGGTGCGTGAACCTGTCGGGCGTGCGCGAGACGGGCAGGCCCTTCACCAACCTCTTCTTCATGAATGGCGGCTACGGCGCCTCGCAGAAGCAGGACGGCGCCAACGTGCTGTCCTGGCCCAGCAACATCTCGTCGACCCCGGTGGAGATGATCGAGAAGATGTCGCCGCTGCACGTGCGCCACCGCAAGCTGCGCGACGACGCCGGCGGCGCGGGCCTGCATCGCGGCGGCACCGGGCAGGCGATCGCGCTGGAGAACCGCAACAAGACGCCCATCGTCGTCAGCTTCATGGCCGAACGCACGCGCCCCGAGGCCGCGGCGCAGGGGCTGGCAGGCGGCGAGGCCGGCGCGCCGGGCGCGGTCATCCTGAACGGCAAGCCGGTCAATCCGAAGGTTCAGCACGTGCTGAACCCCGGCGAAGTGGTGGAACTGCTCACGCCGGGCGGCGGCGGCTACGGCCCGGCCAAGGACCGCAACAAGGACGCCGCGACGGCCGACCTCGCCGACGGCTACGTCACGCGCGCCGCGCAACACTGA
- a CDS encoding LysR substrate-binding domain-containing protein encodes MSETPLSAHTLKIHELEAFRAVMLRGTATEAAVLLHTSQPVVSKLIARFQRHIGIKLFELRKSRLVPTPEARVLFHTIERTYAGLEHVAHTIAELRGGHSGRLVVGSLPSFGMGPLADIAARFLKDEPGIRISVETVNSSLIRHSVVSGKADLGVALKSIDTAGVNAEPLVEVNTVCVMDRTHALAGKRSINVRDLEGVPMILPSRDSASHTAIAQMFADEGITPHLSAETSYAMTMCLLAMQGAGAALVSPFAAMHLRRSGLVIKRFEPSLPIELMLLTALDSSPSRISSMFIERLKAAMPALRQQWG; translated from the coding sequence ATGAGTGAAACGCCGCTGTCCGCGCACACCCTGAAGATCCACGAGCTGGAGGCCTTCCGCGCGGTGATGCTGCGCGGCACGGCTACCGAGGCCGCCGTGCTGCTGCACACCTCGCAGCCGGTGGTCAGCAAATTGATCGCGCGTTTCCAGCGCCACATCGGCATCAAGCTGTTCGAGCTGCGCAAGAGCCGGCTGGTGCCCACGCCCGAGGCCCGGGTGTTGTTCCACACCATCGAGCGCACCTATGCGGGCCTGGAGCACGTGGCCCACACCATTGCCGAGTTGCGTGGCGGGCACAGCGGGCGGCTGGTGGTGGGCAGCCTGCCGTCCTTCGGCATGGGGCCGCTGGCCGACATCGCGGCACGCTTCCTGAAAGACGAGCCGGGCATCCGCATCTCGGTGGAAACCGTGAACTCCAGCCTCATCCGCCACAGCGTGGTGTCGGGCAAGGCGGACCTGGGCGTGGCGTTGAAGTCCATCGATACGGCAGGCGTGAATGCAGAGCCGCTGGTGGAGGTGAACACGGTGTGCGTGATGGACCGGACGCATGCCCTGGCGGGCAAGCGCTCCATCAATGTGCGTGACCTCGAGGGCGTGCCGATGATCCTGCCGTCGCGCGACAGCGCGTCGCACACGGCCATTGCGCAGATGTTCGCCGACGAAGGCATCACGCCGCATCTATCGGCCGAAACGAGCTACGCCATGACGATGTGCCTGCTGGCGATGCAGGGCGCGGGTGCCGCGCTGGTGAGTCCCTTCGCGGCCATGCACCTGCGCCGCTCCGGGCTGGTCATCAAGCGCTTCGAACCCAGCCTGCCGATCGAGCTGATGCTGCTGACGGCGCTGGATTCCTCGCCGTCGCGCATCTCGTCGATGTTCATCGAGCGGCTGAAAGCCGCGATGCCCGCGCTGCGCCAGCAGTGGGGCTAG
- a CDS encoding Bug family tripartite tricarboxylate transporter substrate binding protein, producing MKKLLCALFAATFCLAAPALADTYPSKPIKLVVPLAPGGTADVLGRLLAQKLNEKYGQSVIVENRPGVGGNIGAENVARSDPDGYTLLFGTIGIHSTFHIYKDLKYNPTNDLKPVVILAETPNVLVVPKNVSLANTAAIIAESKAKPESLFFGSAGFGSSTHMAGELFRFQSHAAISHIPYKGSGPALTDLVAGRLQLMFENLPTALPLIQAGQLRAVAVTSAERAPSLPNVPTIAQDGLPGYAFTAWFTISAPAGTPDAIVSKLNNDIRAVMLDPALQPRLAEMGVTPVPGNRDAAATRAFIGEETQKFGTMISQANLVAQ from the coding sequence ATGAAGAAACTATTGTGCGCGCTATTCGCGGCCACCTTTTGCCTGGCCGCGCCAGCCCTGGCCGACACCTATCCTTCCAAGCCGATCAAGCTGGTCGTGCCGCTGGCGCCCGGCGGCACGGCCGACGTCCTGGGCCGGCTGCTGGCGCAGAAACTCAACGAGAAATACGGCCAGAGCGTCATCGTGGAGAACCGTCCCGGCGTGGGCGGCAACATCGGCGCGGAGAACGTCGCGCGTTCGGACCCGGACGGCTACACGCTGCTCTTCGGCACCATCGGCATCCACTCGACGTTCCATATCTACAAGGACCTGAAATACAACCCCACCAATGATCTCAAGCCGGTCGTGATCCTGGCCGAGACGCCCAATGTGCTGGTGGTGCCCAAGAACGTGTCCCTGGCCAACACCGCCGCAATCATCGCGGAAAGCAAGGCCAAGCCGGAATCGCTGTTCTTCGGGTCGGCAGGCTTCGGCAGTTCCACGCACATGGCGGGCGAGCTGTTCCGCTTCCAGTCGCACGCGGCCATCTCGCACATTCCCTACAAGGGCAGCGGCCCCGCGCTCACCGACCTGGTGGCGGGCCGGCTGCAGCTGATGTTCGAGAACCTGCCCACCGCGCTGCCGCTCATCCAGGCCGGCCAGCTCCGCGCCGTTGCGGTCACCAGCGCCGAACGCGCGCCGAGCCTGCCGAACGTGCCGACCATCGCGCAGGACGGCCTGCCCGGGTATGCCTTCACGGCATGGTTCACGATCTCGGCGCCCGCCGGCACACCCGACGCCATCGTCAGCAAGCTGAACAACGACATCCGCGCGGTCATGCTGGACCCGGCCCTGCAGCCCCGGCTGGCCGAGATGGGCGTGACGCCCGTGCCGGGCAACCGGGACGCTGCCGCCACGCGCGCCTTCATCGGCGAGGAGACGCAGAAGTTCGGCACCATGATCAGCCAGGCCAACCTCGTGGCCCAATGA
- a CDS encoding LacI family DNA-binding transcriptional regulator, protein MSATPKRSTRRAPAGENAAPSDAPPARRPRRGSGRVTLADVARVAGMSMHTVSRVLNTPDNVPERTVRIIRDAIAQTGYVPDLIAGSLASGRSRLVAVVVPTLGSPVFLEALQALSHHLSGRGYQMMLAESGYDADKEAGALQAILGRRPDGIVLMRTVLTEAARVQLRAARIPVVEAWDWIADPVDMLIGFSHEAAGACVARFLAETGRRRPAIVAGDDPRAGRRLRSFIAAGRECGLIAAQAPEPPIALLRAPATMGGGRRGLADLLARDPAVDAVVCSTDMIAMGVLLEAAARGRSVPRDLAVVGFGDQAYAMSTTPPLTTVRIDGSAIGARAAQCIVDRLEGRLVDAPIVDVGFTLMRRESA, encoded by the coding sequence ATGTCCGCCACCCCGAAGCGATCGACGCGCCGTGCGCCCGCGGGCGAGAACGCCGCGCCGTCCGACGCGCCGCCTGCCCGCCGTCCGCGCCGAGGCTCGGGCCGCGTGACCCTGGCCGACGTCGCGCGCGTGGCCGGCATGTCGATGCACACGGTCTCGCGCGTGCTCAACACGCCGGACAACGTGCCCGAGCGCACGGTGCGCATCATCCGCGACGCCATTGCGCAGACGGGCTATGTGCCGGATCTGATCGCCGGCAGCCTGGCCAGCGGCCGCAGCCGCCTGGTGGCGGTGGTCGTGCCCACGCTGGGCAGCCCGGTGTTCCTGGAGGCCCTGCAGGCGCTCAGCCATCACCTGAGCGGCCGGGGCTACCAGATGATGCTGGCCGAGAGCGGCTATGACGCCGACAAGGAAGCGGGCGCCCTGCAAGCCATCCTTGGCCGACGCCCCGATGGCATCGTGCTGATGCGCACGGTGTTGACCGAGGCCGCGCGCGTGCAGCTGCGCGCGGCGCGCATCCCGGTGGTGGAGGCCTGGGACTGGATCGCCGACCCGGTGGACATGCTCATCGGTTTCTCGCATGAGGCCGCGGGCGCCTGCGTGGCGCGTTTCCTGGCCGAAACGGGCCGGCGCCGTCCGGCCATCGTGGCGGGCGACGATCCCCGCGCGGGCCGGCGCCTGCGCAGCTTCATCGCGGCGGGGCGGGAGTGCGGGCTCATCGCTGCGCAGGCGCCCGAGCCGCCCATCGCGCTGCTGCGTGCGCCCGCCACCATGGGGGGCGGCCGGCGTGGCCTGGCCGACCTGCTCGCGCGCGACCCGGCCGTGGATGCCGTCGTCTGCAGCACCGACATGATCGCCATGGGCGTGCTGCTGGAGGCGGCCGCGCGCGGCCGCAGCGTGCCGCGGGACCTGGCCGTGGTCGGTTTCGGCGACCAGGCCTATGCCATGTCGACCACGCCGCCGCTCACCACGGTGCGCATCGACGGCTCGGCCATCGGCGCCCGTGCGGCGCAATGCATCGTGGACCGGCTGGAAGGCAGGCTGGTCGACGCGCCCATCGTGGACGTGGGTTTCACCCTGATGCGGCGGGAAAGCGCCTGA
- a CDS encoding dihydrodipicolinate synthase family protein codes for MLDQAKGVYIVAQTPFKENGEIDLDSVDTLTDFYFQHGASGLTVLGVAGEANKLTQAESVAVAARYVKRAQGRPVVVGVSHSSVAQLAELTALVMDQGAQGVMIAPPGGLRTEQEVLGYFDAVFKRIGNVPVVLQDFPFSTGTWMSVPIMGELIARHAQIQVIKEEDLPSLTKITRLRALPGRRVAILTGNNAMFLPLELGRGIDGPMAGFSHPEMLSQVYALYTAGKVGEAHDVFDRYLPLLSYENQSQWGVAVRKEVLRRRGAIRHAGMRTPGPRLDATDHAEIDRLLQRLARDLKDAG; via the coding sequence ATGCTGGACCAGGCCAAAGGCGTCTATATCGTCGCGCAGACGCCCTTCAAGGAGAACGGCGAGATCGACCTCGACAGCGTGGACACGCTGACGGATTTCTATTTCCAGCACGGGGCCAGCGGCCTGACGGTGCTGGGCGTGGCCGGCGAGGCCAACAAGCTGACCCAGGCGGAGTCGGTGGCCGTGGCGGCGCGCTACGTGAAGCGTGCGCAGGGCCGGCCGGTAGTGGTCGGCGTGAGCCACAGCAGCGTGGCGCAACTGGCCGAATTGACGGCACTGGTGATGGACCAGGGCGCCCAGGGCGTGATGATCGCGCCGCCCGGCGGCCTGCGCACCGAGCAGGAGGTGCTGGGCTACTTCGACGCGGTTTTCAAGCGCATCGGCAACGTGCCTGTCGTGCTGCAGGATTTTCCCTTCTCCACCGGCACCTGGATGTCGGTGCCGATCATGGGCGAACTGATTGCGCGCCACGCACAGATCCAGGTCATCAAGGAAGAAGACCTGCCCAGCCTCACCAAGATCACCAGGCTGCGTGCCCTGCCCGGGCGCCGCGTGGCGATCCTGACTGGCAACAACGCCATGTTCCTGCCGCTGGAGCTGGGGCGCGGGATCGACGGGCCGATGGCGGGTTTCTCGCATCCCGAGATGCTGTCGCAGGTCTACGCCCTTTACACCGCGGGGAAGGTGGGCGAGGCGCACGACGTGTTCGACCGCTATCTGCCTTTGCTCAGCTACGAGAACCAGAGCCAATGGGGGGTGGCGGTGCGCAAGGAGGTGCTGCGGCGGCGTGGCGCGATCCGGCACGCCGGCATGCGCACGCCCGGCCCCAGGCTGGATGCCACGGATCACGCGGAAATCGACCGCCTGCTGCAACGCCTGGCGCGCGACCTCAAGGACGCGGGCTGA
- a CDS encoding Bug family tripartite tricarboxylate transporter substrate binding protein, producing MFQPYTQRLLAACLGAATLATVPLAAQAADKWPTKPLRLIIPFAAGGNTDVVARLIAPHIEKAVGQTVVVENRPGAAGNIAAEFVAKADADGYTFLMGTVGTQAINYSIYKDIRFKAADFAPVTLVASVPNVLVVTPSMPVKSVKELIEYGRKNPGKLSFASSGAGSSIHLSGEMFKSREKIDMVHVPYKGSALAVTDLIGGQVNLMFDNLPTSLPHIQTGKLRALAVTSAQRSTNLPDVPTMAEAGVPNFEAGSWFGVLAPRKTSPDIIARIDDAIQKAMAQPEMQKRVVELGAVPMVKGPKDFDAFIGTEIEKWKAVVKDANIEPN from the coding sequence ATGTTCCAGCCTTACACGCAACGCCTTCTGGCCGCCTGCCTGGGTGCGGCCACCCTCGCCACCGTGCCGCTGGCCGCGCAGGCCGCCGACAAGTGGCCTACCAAGCCGCTGCGGCTCATCATCCCCTTCGCGGCGGGCGGCAACACCGACGTGGTCGCGCGTCTCATCGCCCCGCACATCGAGAAGGCCGTGGGCCAGACGGTGGTCGTGGAGAACCGCCCGGGCGCGGCCGGCAACATTGCCGCCGAGTTCGTGGCCAAGGCAGATGCCGATGGCTATACCTTCCTGATGGGCACGGTGGGCACGCAGGCCATCAACTACAGCATCTACAAGGACATCCGCTTCAAGGCTGCCGATTTCGCGCCGGTGACGCTGGTGGCGTCGGTGCCCAACGTTCTGGTGGTGACGCCGTCGATGCCGGTCAAGAGCGTGAAGGAACTGATCGAATACGGCCGCAAGAATCCAGGCAAGCTCAGCTTCGCGTCCAGCGGCGCCGGCAGCTCCATCCACCTGTCGGGCGAAATGTTCAAGAGCCGCGAGAAGATCGACATGGTGCATGTGCCCTACAAGGGCAGCGCGCTGGCGGTCACCGACCTGATCGGCGGCCAGGTCAACCTGATGTTCGACAACCTGCCGACCTCCCTGCCGCATATCCAGACAGGCAAGCTGCGCGCCCTCGCGGTGACCAGCGCCCAGCGCAGCACCAACCTGCCCGACGTCCCCACCATGGCGGAAGCCGGCGTGCCCAACTTCGAGGCGGGTTCGTGGTTCGGCGTCCTGGCGCCCAGGAAGACCTCGCCCGACATCATCGCGCGCATCGACGACGCCATCCAGAAGGCCATGGCGCAGCCCGAGATGCAGAAGCGCGTGGTCGAGCTGGGCGCGGTGCCGATGGTGAAGGGCCCCAAGGACTTCGACGCCTTCATCGGCACCGAGATCGAGAAGTGGAAGGCCGTGGTGAAGGACGCCAACATCGAGCCGAACTGA